The Juglans microcarpa x Juglans regia isolate MS1-56 chromosome 2D, Jm3101_v1.0, whole genome shotgun sequence DNA window AGGGTCGTGGAGCGTTGGGAAGGAGACATATAGTTGATTATGATGTTGAAAATTGGTTGATGTTAAATAAtgtatttagttttattatatgttttatgTTGTTGCTAGGTCATTCACTAATTAACTATTACATGTTTGCCTGcattatatttgttagtgtAAACTGGTTTTTTCAACATTACATGCTAGGTCATTCACTCATTAATATTTCTGTAATTGTGCACTGGTTATGTGTAAACtggaattgaaaaaattgttggtTTTTTAGTCAAATAATTTTGTGGGTgtatgtgtatcacgaccccaaccTGAGGtggggtattatctcgatgAAGTTTCTTTGGTCACTCGAGAGTGCATAAAACTAAGTTGCGTTCCCTAGGTTGTCGCCAGGCAACAACGGTTTCGGGTGCGAAGCTGAGCATCACTTGTTACGAAGTCATACGCACGGTTGTTACCCTTGGTATGACGACGGGAGCCAAAGTATGCTGATGGTCTATAGAGGAGACCATGATGCatgcattaataaaatgattatatggCTTGTATGTggatcacgaccccaagtcgagatgagACATTATTTCGGTAGAGCTACTTTGGCCACTAGGGAGTGTGTAAAACTTAGTGACATCCTCTAGGTTTTCGTCGGGCAATAACGAGTTCGGGTGAGATGGTAACACTCTTAAGTCGACTCCGTTGCCTCTTTGGTGGTGGAGGCTAGAGGATGCCTGGTCACGTACGTGTCAGGCGTAGAGCTGGGCAtcactcgttacgaagtcacatACACGATCATTAACCATGGTGTGACAAACAAAGCCAGAGTGAGTGGATAGTCTATatgggagaccatggtgcataccTTAATTTAAAacagatgttttcaaaagaaaaaaaaaatgatttttggatgCATGGAGTTTTGTGTGAGATTTGGGGATATACTTGTGTTCGGAATCTTGCAAATGTTATAATTCTCTGAAAgtcctattattatttattttttacataatttcatatttttcaattactcAAACCTCCCTATAGTTATACTTTTTACATCCTCAAAAAAGATCTTTCCATGAATTCTTTGTACAATGGTCCTTATGGCATGAGTtagcttatttttttaaagtccTGGTCCATTTTTGTTTCTAAGTCATCATTCTTGAAATTCTTTTGGAAATTGATATGAAGGGAAACCAccaattttgtaaatcttttagagTTGGActttgagggaaaaaaattactttatttatgTCTATTCACTTTGTCTACCTATTTTTGAGAACTCAACCTCCTTATCCGACCTAATGAAATCCTTTTCGTAACTTAGTTTTTTAAGAAGAGTTTTGGAGCCTTTTTTCTAATGAAttgttagaatttttattttctttgtatttttgtcaaaaaaatatcaatgaaaGGACCAACCTTGTACCTCAACAACCTTGTTGTAGCTTTCTCAGTTCCATTGCAAATCAAATTTGTTCCTTCGTCACTTGGCGGAGCAAACCTTTTGTGACTAATTGTGACTTCATTCATTACATCAATTTTCTTTCGCCGATAGGAAGCATGCTACTAAATCCTAACTTTCACCACTTCACATTTGACTTttgattgttttattttgacTACTCAACCTTATCCACTGCATAGGCTTGACTTAGTATATGGGGTTCTAAGTTCTTAAATCACTTCAAGGAAATTATTAGTAATGATGTTCTAGGTAGACTCTTTTAAGCGTCAATCCTTACACATTGATATGGCAATGTTTTTTTCTTCCGTTTGGAGAGCTTAGGTTGATTGAtactagtattttttaattgatcaCATGTGTATTTTCAAGGAGTATTGGTTTTGACTAAGGATTCAAGAGATTAACAAGTAAAATATGTGAGTATGTAGGAATTTCATAGAGTAGAGGTCCTTGTTTCATTTAAGCTTGGAAGTAGTTGctttggtaggtgttgaagtGGATTCGATACAATAGTGTTATATTTAAGAGATCTTAGCCTTGGGCATTTTGGTGAAATGATCAAAGTGTGCAACAGAAGCATGGTTCTTAGTAACATAAAGGCTGGGAGTAAAATTTTCATGATGATCTTTGAGGAATTAGTTGTGACTTGAGATCatataggaatttaaatttgagACTATACAAGGTTGATCATGTTGcagttcaaattttttgttattaatggTTGGGTTTAGAAGGGACTGGCAGGTAACCAAAGTGAGTGCAATAGAGGCTTAGAAGTTGAAAGCTTAAGCGTCAACAATGGGCAGCATAATGTATATTATGAGGCGATGATCATCAGGATCCATGGGTAATGTAGATGTAGGATATGTCTTTGTGGAACTAGAGATTTTGGTTAGCATGGCTTGCCTTGGGATTTAAAACACGAGGTTCTAATGGGAGAACTAGTTTTGGTTATACTAGGGGAACCTTTGAGGAAGTAGGGGTAGAGACTATTGACTTTTTAAATCCTTGGAAATTAGTTATACTTACGTggagcaaatttcgaggacaaaattttaATAAGGGGAAGGATGTGAAGCCAAGCCCTAAAAACCCATGCCcagtttttttgttattgttggcCTGGCCCGTGTAAAAGCCCAAACCTTGAATTAAGGCCCAGCCTCTTTACCCCGTACAATGTCGTTTTGGCTCTAAATGGATAAAacccaaattttcttttcttctctctttctctcctcctgCCTTTCTTCTCCCATGCCACACCCCTCCCTTCCCTCGTGGCACTCTCTCCCTCTGCTGCTCCCATGAGTCACGCAAGCCACCCACGCCTGCCATGAGCTCGCCCCCACGCGTCAAAGTTGCTCGCCGCCTTTACCACCGTTTGACCGTCACCCACCTCCTCCATTAGGAACCAAGCCTTGTTGTCATGAAGGGTGGTTTGGCCTATATATAGGCCGAAATCCACCCGCTCTGATCACCCCATCTCCACCTTCGACGGCTACACTTCCCTCTCAATTTCTTCCTCCTCTCGCagatctctctatctctcaatcTCTGCTCCTCTTACTTAGGGATTTTGCTGCCGTCCAACCTCAAGACCGAGCAGGTCAGCCTTTGATCTCTCCTTCTTTGGTTTCCTTTctctggctctctctctctctctctctctctctctcccacttctattttctctctattGTGTATTGTTGTCATCGGCCATCCAACAGCACATCTGACCAAGACCAACAGTAACATTCACCGATTTCATCCCACTCTCGACACCACTTTCCTCCCTCAAATCTctattatctctctctctctctctctctctctctctctctctctctttctctcgttcTCTGTTTCTATCTTAAGGCTCCACTGCAATCCACCGCACTCTGATACACCACCATGGATATGCTCACCCAACTCACGCCCGAGCACCACCCCACTAACTCTCTTTTCCTATCGAAAAAAGCTTAGGCCTTTGGGTTTGAAAAACCCTAGCCACCACTGTCACCTTGCTGTGCTTCATCTTCCACAATGGGCTCCCTTCCCTTCTTTCTCAccgtccctctctctctctctctctctctctctctctctatatatatatatatatatatatatctctcgcGCGCGCGCACATGCTCTCTCTACCTCTCACATTTCCTCTTTGTCCAGCAACACACGTACATCATTTCTCTCTCAATCCGAGACATCACATCACCATTTGGAGGACCACCTTGACATCCACTATCGGGAACAACCACTAGCAGTAAAGTAACACTTGTGGCATCTTGATCATCTAGAATTCCTAGCTCCGTGCTATAAGTGGTTCTCAAACTAGCTTTTAAAATAGTTGTAGTTGGAAAAATTATGAAACTATGTTTTATTCAGTTTGGTTGTGAATTGTGAATGGATTACTTATGTGAAGTATTGGGAACGAAATATGTGGTTGGTTGTGATGTTGAAAATTGGTTCCTAATattgtatttgattttattatatgttttatgATGTTGCTATGTCGTTTAGTAATTAACTATTGCATGTTTGTCTGCATTATATTTGTTAGCTGTCATTAGTATTGTTGTAATTGTGCTCTGGTTATGTATAAACTTGAATTGGAAAATTTGTTAGTTTTTGTGTCAAATCATTTTGTGGGTGTGTGCATATCACGACACCAAGTTGAGATGGGATATTATCTCGTGGAGCTCATCTGGTCACTCGGGGCACATAAAATCAAGTGACGTTCCCTAGATTGTCGCCAGCTAACATTGGGCTCGGGCAAGACAGTAACACTCTCAAGTTGACTCCGTTGCCTCTCTACTGAcggaggctagaggatgcttggtcacGTATGCATCGGGCGCGGAGctgggcatcgcttgttacGAAGTCACACACATGGTCATTATCAGTAGTGTAGCGAATGGAGCCAGAGTATGCGGATGATCTATAGGGGAGACCATAGTGCatgcattaataaaatgattgtatggaTTGTATGTGGATCACAACCCTAAGTCGAGATggagcattatctcggtggagctcttctggtcactcgggagtgtgTAAAACTAcatgacgtcccctgggttgtcactAAGCTACAATGGGCTCGGGCGAGACTGTAATGCTCTCAGGTCGACTCTGTTGCTTCTTTGTTGGCGGAGACTAGAGGATGCCTAGTCACGTACGCAACGAGTGTGGAGTTGAGCATCGCTCGTTATAAAGTGACACACAGTCGTTACCCATGGTGTGATGAAAGGAGTCAAAGTGTGTGGATGGTCCATAGGgaagaccatggtgcatatcttaatttaaaaaatgttttctaaaaaaaaaaaaaaaaaaaaaaaagtgattttccAGTGCTTGGTGTTTTGTGTGCGATTTAGGGATATACTTGTGTTCGAAAtctttcaaatgttataattatatgagattcctttttttcttttcttttttcttttttttttttggcataatttcatatttttccacTTGCTTGTATTTTGAGTGTTAGTTTTGGTTTCACTTATtgagattttgtgaaatctcactgtggAATCCCCACATACGATTCCGCCCTGTAGAACCGTAGATTTTAATACAGAGAATGGGTTCAAGTATGGAGGTCCAGCTCCGCTTGAGGAGTGGAGATTTGGGGCCTTTCCCCCTTTGTGTTTAAGCGTTGTTATTTGGCTTAATCTTATTTGGATgactgtattattttttaagctaGAGTTTTGAAGACTTGTGGTGTATGGATATTTGTTTGGTGATGTAGCTTTAATTTCTGGTACTATTAGAATTAATGActaccctttttattttttcactgtGAATTAACTGCACACTACTGTATTGTATGTATGCACACACTTGCTATCACAATGCACTAGGGATGTATGATCCGAGCGGCCAACATCTTGGTATCACGACTTCAGCCAAAACACAAACTgaggtcgagggcgccacaagtTTCATGTCCAATTAGTACTTGTTTAGTGATCAATGGGTAGAACATGCATATATTTATGATAccattatatgaaaaatactatttatcatctttttaatcATCATGATTCCCTTTCATCCCTTTACTTGGATATCAAATGATTAGAAGATAAgtaaatgatgataaataattttccaaTAATCTGATACCACATTAGATCATGATGATGCAAAGATGACGAATAACACTTCTCAAAATATATGTAGAGTtgattcaacaaaataaattctgtAGAAAAAGTGCATGCAAGGAATGAATTCCAACGATATAAATTTAAGTGAAGCacaattttaactatttttcacttgaaaaaaCTACTCATTTAAGTTTACCATTCATTTTGATGAGCAATCTTGGAGAACTACTGTGTCATAATTATAATCCAATATAAAAAACGTTTAATTAAAGTACTACATGAGGtaaatgatctatatatatatggggtaTGATTTGAAAGTTCATGACAAGTTAccccttccatatatatataaagttttggatgaactatatatataggccCTAAATATATAAAGCTTGAAGATATTCCTAAAGGCTATTCTTATTTCCTTCATGTGTGTAGCTACATTTCAAAGAGTATTCATGATATGCCAcattcactacaacagaaattAATGACTTTtcatcactataagaaaaatgagtatttgtgaCTATTTGTTTGCGACgaaaacatactcattttagttaaaaataatcattttgctGGAAATAACTGATcgcaaataaacaattttcttgtagtgcatgGATGAAAAGTTTCGTCCAAGAGAAAGGTATTGATGCAGTGATCAGTTGAACTAGCTAGGAAGCCTCCTGTCGGAGGATCTCCTAAAAGTTTTTAGTATCCATGCCTACATATATTGTAGAAACTAGTATTCACATCTCTATGTGTGTGTATAAACATACAAACACACAATTTTGAGCAAATTAACTAAATATTCTTGATCATGCCAATTAATTAGAACTTGATATGTCCAATCTATATAATttagactctttttttttttcttttttcttttttttttcttttttttttttttttgtgtgtatcATCATGAAGAGCAGAAAATACATTTGAGATTGAGCTAACATATGATCATTAGTACAATATTAACTTCAAGCTAGctaagtatataaaaaaaatgaagatacattaatatatatgtgaaaaTTAACATGAACTCCCCTTGCATATATACATCTTCTGCATTAAGGAGAATTAAggaagtagctagctagctagctgctagtGGGGAATTTTAAAGCGGGTGGAAAGATTAATTTTAAGCCTAGATAAGTACACCTAATAAGTACTTAAGTAATTAACATTAGTACTTCCTGATCCTACATCCAAGAAATTTGATTAATTGGGTgaagaatttatatatacacaactaTAACTGAGGAAagccatacatatatatacatatatatatatatatatgtgtgtgtgtgtgtgtgttcgtTTAGGAGATCAACagtgaaaaatcttaaaactagcttgtttgtttctttgtgtATGCGCGTGACAGAAAAGTTAAACCAGGGAAAATCTaagatccaaataaaaaatatttaaccaaTGCACCAAGAGCACAGTATACTGTTTAACTAGTATATATGTTTCTTTGTGTGTGTgcatgaaagagagagagagatatcagATCAGAGGGAGTATATATTGATCTTCTCGAGGCCGGCCAGTAGTACCACAGTTTCGAATTTACTGAGTTAGTTTTCAAGAGTAAAGTGTGCTAAACTACATTctgatatatatgatcaaaattaatatttcgaTCGGTGagcttaaaatcatttcataatACTACTTATAATAACAGACCCAATTCCATCATCTTAGGGACGCGTACCtgatcatttatttaattaggTCATCTAGTGCTTATATATACCAATTAGGGTTTCAGGGATTTATAAGTTTGAAAGGAAGATATAAACTTCATTTGATCTTAATTTAGTACTACCCTAGCTAGGTCATTTATAAATTCCTCCTTCATCAGTATATTTTGAAGTACTACTCCACGACCGAATTGATCAATTCAAGGATCGATGCAATATACATCAAGAAGATTAAAGTTGGCTCATCACTATATTTtctcttgatatatatatatatatatatatatagtacttgcTTCAACGTGCatgatattattagaatttgaatttaatgCCAACAATTAATAGAGGTTAGGCTTCTCATCAGCGAACACTATTAATTATGATCTGGAAATTGAAAGCAACTGATGATCATAAAGAAATAATTACCATATCCAATTTAGCCAAAGCAGGAATCAACCACCAAAGTGTGCAGAAGAAGTACTTGATTCTTCATTTCCCTTGCTTTGATTAGTCttgatcttctttttcttcttataagGGATCCCCTTGCTTTAGCTTGATAGTCCCTCACCTCTCGAAGATAAACTCGGATTGCACTATTGGCAAAGGGATTCATCTCTGGTGAGCCTCCATTCTCTTCATAAGCAGCTCTAAGTCGCCCAATGAGAGCATCTAGGCTACCCCAAGCTTGTCTAAGTGGGCAGGTGCAAGGTGCTGGCGGCTCAGGCTGTCCGTAAAACATACAGCCTTGAAGGTGAACTTTGGTCTTTCCAAATTGGTCAAGATATCGAAGAAAGTCTAAGACATGATTGCAATTGCACTGGGGGAGTGGAACTAGGGGCCTCTGGTTCCTCAGATATTGGCCGAAAGTGTTCCAATCCCTTCTTTTTTGAGATTCATAACGGCTTGgtgttgtttgttgttgttgttgctgctgctgatAATCGTTTAGAGAGTTTGACGATCCACCTTGTGCAAGAGCTTTCCCACTAGACATTGTGGTACTACTACTGATTAATGATCAATAACGAAGATAATTGATAGATTTGAGGGTTTTGCTAAATAAAGCGAAGATGAAAGCCAATGCGGGTGAAGGGAATAGGAATAGGCCGAAAGTGGAGGAAGATGAAGATTACATCATGAGGC harbors:
- the LOC121248554 gene encoding LOW QUALITY PROTEIN: protein LIGHT-DEPENDENT SHORT HYPOCOTYLS 10-like (The sequence of the model RefSeq protein was modified relative to this genomic sequence to represent the inferred CDS: inserted 1 base in 1 codon) produces the protein MSSGKALAQGGSSNSLNDYQQQQQQQQTTPSRYESQKRRDWNTFGQYLRNQRPLVPLPQCNCNHVLDFLRYLDQFGKTKVHLQGCMFYGQPEPPAPCTCPLRQAWGSLDALIGRLRAAYEENGGSPEMNPFANSAIRVYLREVRDYQAKARGXPYKKKKKIKTNQSKGNEESSTSSAHFGG